The following proteins are co-located in the Myroides profundi genome:
- a CDS encoding NADH-quinone oxidoreductase subunit N — MNTLIAIGVLAVLVLVLEIINLRKVVIPATLLGLLGILGYTVCNIDVVQAYYNNMFVSTKFSTAFSSLFIALTIFLVALSKDFYKTEFSKISDYISLKLFLLMGAICMVSFGNMAMFFLGLEILSITLYILCGTDRKNIKSNEAAMKYFLLGSFASGVVLFGIALIYGATGSFDVVRIKEVALAGALPIWYSLGTTMIIIGMLFKIAAVPFHFWAPDVYQGAPSLTTALMSTLVKVAAVATLYRLSMYLLVDMPSQYINVIVVIAILTMTVGNIMAIRQDNMKRLLAYSGISHAGFMMMALTALGTASANLFYYASAYAVAGIAAFTVLIIVTKNKENEQISNFNGLAKKNPLLAVILSIALLSMGGIPIFAGFFGKFFLFSQAISNGFIALVIFGVINSFISIYYYLKVIIGMYASTEEETEHIQVPLTYKIVGVTAIVINIVIGLCPSILLNLFN, encoded by the coding sequence ATGAATACATTAATAGCAATTGGAGTATTAGCGGTTTTAGTACTTGTACTAGAAATCATCAATTTGCGCAAAGTAGTCATTCCTGCGACACTTTTAGGATTACTAGGTATCCTGGGATATACTGTATGCAATATTGATGTGGTACAAGCATATTATAACAATATGTTTGTAAGCACTAAATTTTCTACCGCATTTTCATCTTTATTTATAGCCCTAACTATTTTCTTAGTAGCATTAAGTAAAGATTTTTATAAAACAGAATTCTCAAAGATATCAGACTATATCTCATTAAAGCTTTTCCTTTTAATGGGAGCGATATGTATGGTAAGCTTTGGTAATATGGCTATGTTCTTCCTAGGACTTGAGATCCTTTCTATCACATTATACATTCTATGTGGTACAGATCGCAAGAACATTAAGAGTAACGAAGCTGCGATGAAGTATTTCCTTTTAGGATCATTTGCTTCAGGAGTAGTATTATTCGGTATTGCTTTAATCTATGGAGCTACAGGGTCATTTGACGTAGTTAGAATAAAAGAAGTAGCACTAGCAGGAGCATTACCGATATGGTATTCTCTAGGGACTACGATGATTATCATAGGTATGTTATTTAAGATAGCAGCTGTTCCATTCCACTTCTGGGCACCAGACGTGTACCAAGGAGCACCTAGTCTTACTACAGCATTGATGAGTACATTAGTTAAAGTAGCTGCTGTAGCAACGCTGTACAGACTAAGCATGTACTTATTAGTAGATATGCCAAGTCAATATATCAACGTAATCGTAGTGATCGCTATTCTAACGATGACGGTAGGTAATATCATGGCTATTCGTCAAGATAATATGAAGCGTCTATTAGCCTATTCAGGTATCTCGCATGCAGGATTCATGATGATGGCACTTACAGCATTAGGTACAGCATCGGCTAACCTATTCTACTACGCATCAGCGTATGCTGTAGCAGGTATAGCAGCATTCACTGTATTAATCATCGTAACAAAGAATAAAGAAAACGAACAAATATCTAACTTCAATGGATTAGCGAAGAAGAACCCTCTTCTAGCAGTTATCCTTTCTATAGCGTTATTATCTATGGGAGGTATACCTATTTTTGCAGGATTCTTTGGTAAGTTCTTCTTATTCTCACAGGCGATAAGTAATGGATTTATAGCATTAGTTATCTTCGGGGTGATTAACTCATTTATCAGTATCTATTACTACCTAAAAGTAATCATTGGAATGTATGCTTCTACTGAAGAAGAGACAGAACATATCCAAGTACCATTAACATACAAGATTGTAGGAGTTACTGCGATCGTGATTAATATCGTTATTGGTCTATGTCCATCGATTCTTTTAAACCTATTCAATTAG
- a CDS encoding complex I subunit 4 family protein: protein MNVTILLLTLLVGAIATYLVGKQSAAKVALLFGLVAFVETLVLICSHNSGVDTGYVTQWMTNPNIHLAFKADGLGLALVLLTTALTPVIILSSLGDHIEKSNAFYALVMFMSFAMTGTFLASDGFLYYIFWELSLLPIYFIALLWGNDSFEARKKAIFKFFIYTFAGSLFMLVGFIYLYQRAGSFMLIDLYNAKLSATEQYWIFLAFFIAYAIKIPVFPFHTWQASTYEKAPTVGTMLLAGIMLKMGLYSIIRWQLPISPIAAKEVMPTILVLCIIGVVYGSIVALKQSNIKRFFAYSSLAHVGLIAAGAYSLTLDGLRGAVLQMIAHGFVIVGLFYVAEIIYKRYQTRMIGEMGGIRQQAPKFASLFMILMFASIGLPGTFSFIGEFNLLLGLSQVNIWYAIIGGTSIILGAFYMLRMFQKSMLGETNTKVFADVDTKEVVILGVLAVAVIFFGIFPQPLSDLITPSLVEIMSYIK, encoded by the coding sequence ATGAACGTAACTATATTATTATTAACGTTATTAGTCGGAGCTATAGCGACCTACTTAGTAGGTAAACAATCAGCTGCTAAAGTAGCCTTGTTATTCGGACTAGTTGCTTTTGTAGAAACTTTAGTTCTAATCTGTTCACATAATTCTGGGGTTGACACAGGATATGTAACGCAATGGATGACTAACCCTAATATTCATTTAGCCTTTAAAGCAGATGGTTTAGGATTAGCTTTAGTTTTATTAACGACAGCATTAACTCCTGTGATTATATTATCATCATTAGGAGATCACATAGAGAAATCTAATGCATTCTATGCATTAGTAATGTTTATGTCATTCGCTATGACAGGTACATTCTTAGCATCTGATGGATTCTTATATTACATCTTCTGGGAGTTATCATTACTACCTATTTACTTCATTGCTTTATTATGGGGGAATGACAGTTTCGAAGCACGTAAGAAAGCAATCTTTAAGTTCTTTATTTACACATTTGCAGGTTCATTATTCATGTTAGTTGGATTTATCTATCTATACCAACGTGCTGGTAGCTTTATGCTAATTGACCTGTATAATGCTAAACTATCGGCTACAGAACAGTACTGGATCTTCTTAGCATTTTTCATTGCTTATGCGATTAAGATTCCTGTATTCCCATTCCACACATGGCAGGCTTCTACTTATGAGAAAGCGCCTACAGTAGGAACAATGTTATTAGCTGGTATCATGCTTAAGATGGGGTTATACTCTATCATCCGTTGGCAATTACCAATCTCTCCAATAGCAGCAAAAGAAGTAATGCCTACTATCTTAGTACTGTGTATCATTGGTGTAGTATATGGTTCTATCGTTGCACTAAAACAGTCGAATATCAAAAGATTCTTTGCATATTCTTCATTAGCTCACGTAGGTCTTATTGCAGCAGGAGCATATTCATTGACATTAGACGGATTAAGAGGAGCTGTTTTACAAATGATAGCACACGGATTCGTTATCGTAGGTTTATTCTACGTAGCAGAGATTATTTACAAACGTTACCAGACTAGAATGATTGGTGAAATGGGAGGTATTAGACAACAAGCTCCTAAATTCGCTTCATTATTCATGATCTTAATGTTTGCTTCAATAGGATTACCAGGAACATTCAGTTTCATTGGAGAATTCAACTTGCTTTTAGGATTATCACAAGTGAATATATGGTATGCTATCATCGGTGGTACCTCTATTATCTTAGGTGCATTCTATATGCTTAGAATGTTCCAAAAGTCGATGTTAGGAGAGACTAACACTAAAGTATTTGCAGATGTAGATACTAAAGAAGTGGTGATCTTAGGTGTATTAGCAGTAGCTGTTATATTCTTCGGTATATTCCCACAGCCATTATCTGACTTGATCACACCTAGTTTGGTTGAAATAATGTCTTATATTAAGTAA
- the nuoL gene encoding NADH-quinone oxidoreductase subunit L, giving the protein MDTNVILLLLLAPLLGSLVNIFFGKKLGNSAGMIATLAVLISFIITVIAFVQVNGTGEPIQVDLFNWMSTTRFDISFGFLLDQLSLLWLLFVTGIGTLIHWYSTSYMKGDENYGKFFAYLNLFIFFMILLVTGSNLLITFIGWEGVGLCSYLLIGFWHKNQSYNDAAKKAFIMNRIGDLGFLIGVFILAFLFQSLDYMTIKEAILSGTNHQVNTWIGYAALALFIGAVGKSAQIPLYTWLPDAMAGPTPVSALIHAATMVTAGIFLITRLNFVFDLVPHIQNIIAIVGAFTALFAATIGLVQNDIKKVLAYSTVSQLGLMFMAIGFGAYEIAVFHVITHAFFKACLFLGSGSVIHAMGGEQDMRKMGGLQPFMKITYLTFLIATLAISGFPFFSGFFSKDEILLTAFKHNTVLYIIGSLASIMTAFYMFRLFFLTFKKNFRGTQEQKNHLHESPAAMTTPLVVLAVLSVVGGLISLPGNGNSWLNEYLKPVIVNTVTKHSHELGTLEYILMGVATIGFLIGLGLAYSKYISKNEVPQEDEQIVGFHKVLYNKYYIDEIYQKVIVNPIYTLATFLRDVVEVALSGTIFGLGKIADGLSLQGKKAQNGNIGLYLFAFVFGICLILYYLFIAR; this is encoded by the coding sequence ATGGATACGAACGTAATTTTACTTTTATTATTGGCTCCTTTATTAGGGTCACTAGTTAATATTTTCTTCGGAAAGAAATTAGGTAATAGTGCTGGAATGATTGCTACCCTTGCAGTTTTAATTTCATTCATTATTACAGTAATTGCATTTGTACAAGTAAACGGTACAGGTGAACCAATACAAGTTGACTTATTTAATTGGATGTCAACAACGAGATTTGATATCTCTTTCGGATTCTTATTAGATCAACTTTCATTGTTATGGTTATTATTTGTTACAGGTATTGGTACACTGATACACTGGTACTCTACTAGCTATATGAAAGGTGATGAGAACTATGGAAAGTTCTTTGCTTACCTGAACTTATTTATCTTCTTCATGATTTTATTAGTTACAGGAAGCAACTTACTAATCACATTTATTGGTTGGGAAGGTGTAGGACTTTGTTCATACTTACTTATCGGATTCTGGCATAAGAACCAATCATATAACGACGCAGCTAAGAAGGCATTTATCATGAACCGTATAGGAGATTTAGGTTTCCTAATAGGGGTATTCATTTTAGCATTCTTATTCCAGTCGTTAGACTATATGACAATTAAAGAAGCTATTCTAAGTGGAACTAACCATCAAGTAAATACTTGGATTGGATATGCTGCTTTAGCTCTTTTCATTGGAGCAGTTGGTAAGAGTGCACAGATACCTTTGTACACTTGGTTACCAGACGCGATGGCAGGACCAACTCCTGTATCTGCATTAATCCACGCTGCTACGATGGTAACTGCAGGTATATTCTTAATCACTAGATTAAACTTTGTATTTGATCTTGTACCTCATATTCAAAACATAATCGCTATCGTTGGAGCATTCACTGCTTTATTCGCAGCAACTATTGGTCTTGTACAAAACGATATCAAAAAAGTACTTGCTTACTCTACAGTATCACAATTAGGGTTAATGTTTATGGCTATTGGTTTTGGAGCTTATGAGATTGCAGTATTCCACGTGATCACACACGCTTTCTTTAAAGCTTGTTTATTCCTTGGATCAGGATCAGTTATACACGCTATGGGTGGAGAACAAGATATGCGTAAAATGGGAGGTCTACAGCCATTCATGAAAATAACTTACTTAACGTTCTTAATCGCTACATTAGCTATCTCAGGATTCCCATTCTTCTCAGGGTTCTTCTCTAAAGATGAGATCTTATTAACAGCGTTTAAACACAATACTGTATTATACATTATTGGTTCATTAGCGTCTATTATGACAGCTTTCTATATGTTCCGTCTATTCTTCTTGACATTCAAAAAGAACTTTAGAGGAACTCAAGAACAAAAGAACCACTTACACGAAAGCCCTGCTGCTATGACTACACCATTAGTAGTATTAGCTGTACTTTCTGTAGTTGGAGGACTTATCAGCTTACCTGGTAATGGAAACTCTTGGTTAAACGAATATCTTAAACCTGTTATCGTAAATACAGTGACTAAACACAGTCATGAATTAGGTACATTAGAATATATCTTAATGGGAGTTGCTACTATTGGTTTCTTAATCGGACTAGGTCTTGCTTACTCTAAGTACATTAGTAAAAATGAAGTACCTCAAGAAGACGAACAAATCGTTGGTTTCCATAAAGTACTTTACAACAAATACTACATTGATGAAATCTATCAAAAAGTAATTGTAAACCCTATCTACACACTAGCTACATTCCTAAGAGATGTAGTAGAAGTAGCTTTATCAGGAACTATATTTGGTTTAGGAAAGATAGCAGACGGATTATCTCTACAAGGTAAAAAAGCTCAAAACGGTAATATCGGATTGTACTTATTTGCCTTCGTATTCGGAATCTGTTTGATTTTATATTATTTATTCATTGCAAGATAA
- the nuoK gene encoding NADH-quinone oxidoreductase subunit NuoK, translating into MENVIEIIGIDRYIYLSIILFCIGVFGILYRRNAIVMFMCIEIMLNSANMLLVAFSTYHQDAQGQVFVFFTMAVAAAEVAVGLAILVTIYRNIGSIDIDKLKNLKG; encoded by the coding sequence ATGGAGAATGTAATTGAAATAATTGGTATAGACAGATACATTTACTTATCGATCATTTTATTCTGCATCGGAGTATTTGGTATTCTATATAGACGTAACGCAATTGTAATGTTTATGTGTATCGAGATTATGTTGAACTCTGCTAATATGCTATTAGTAGCGTTCTCTACTTATCATCAAGATGCACAAGGACAGGTATTCGTATTCTTTACTATGGCGGTAGCAGCAGCAGAAGTTGCAGTAGGACTAGCGATATTAGTAACGATATACAGAAATATTGGATCAATTGATATTGATAAATTAAAAAACTTAAAAGGATAA